A region of the Chrysiogenia bacterium genome:
TGGCATCGCGAATCGCCGCCGGATCGGCCGAGCCGGCGCGCTTGATCGCGTCGGCAATCAGCTTGCCCGCGTCGTAACCCAGCACCGCCATGGCATCGGGCTTCTTCTTGGAACCATCGGCGCCGGCGGTTTCGCCGTAGGTCTGTTCAAATTTCTTGATGAAGTCCTGCACCGTGGGATCGGGATCGTCGGCGGAGTAGTGATTGCTGAAGTAGGAATTGTTGACCGCATCCTTGCCGATCTCCAGTGTGACCGGTGAGTCCCAGGCATCGCCGCCGAGCAGCGGCACATCGATGCCGAGTTCGCGCGCCTGCTGCGCAATCAAACCGACTTCGGTGTAGTAACCGGGAATGAACATGACTTCGGGTTTGAGCTCGCGAATCTTCGTGAGCTGGGCGCGAAAGTCGGTGTCGCCCTCGGTGTAGGATTCCTGCGCGAGGATCGTGCCGCCAAGATCCTGGAACTTCTTCACAAAGAACTCGGCCAGACCAACCGAGTAGTCGTTCTTCACATCGACCAGCACCGCGGCCTTCGTCGCCTTGAGGTCTTCCACTGCAAAACGCGCCATGGTGCCGCCCTGGAAGGGATCGATAAAGCACACGCGGAAAATGTAGTCGCCGACCCTGGTGACCTGCGGGTTGGTCGACCCCGGGCTGATCATGGGAACCTTCGCGCGCTGGGCCTCGGGCGCTGCGGCCAGCGAGCGCGAGGAGGCCATCTCACCGAGCACCGCAACGACCTCGTCCTGCCGGATGAGCTTGAGCACCGCGGTGCGCGCCTCTTCGGGCTTGGACTGATCGTCTTCGGTGATGAGCTCGATCTTCTTGCCCAGCACGCCGCCGGCGGCGTTGACCTCATTGATCGCCAGCTCAAGCCCCTTGTGGGAGCTTTGCCCGAAGGTCGCGGTCGGACCTGTGAGCGAGGCGTATTCGCCGATCTTGATGGTGGCCGATTCGG
Encoded here:
- a CDS encoding ABC transporter substrate-binding protein, which produces MKTIAKLTLALLIAFAPMGCDQGGKGAPAGGGASSAKAESATIKIGEYASLTGPTATFGQSSHKGLELAINEVNAAGGVLGKKIELITEDDQSKPEEARTAVLKLIRQDEVVAVLGEMASSRSLAAAPEAQRAKVPMISPGSTNPQVTRVGDYIFRVCFIDPFQGGTMARFAVEDLKATKAAVLVDVKNDYSVGLAEFFVKKFQDLGGTILAQESYTEGDTDFRAQLTKIRELKPEVMFIPGYYTEVGLIAQQARELGIDVPLLGGDAWDSPVTLEIGKDAVNNSYFSNHYSADDPDPTVQDFIKKFEQTYGETAGADGSKKKPDAMAVLGYDAGKLIADAIKRAGSADPAAIRDAIAATKGFPGVTGSITINAERNAEKPIVILKIEDQQIKFVKRIEP